In the Phaseolus vulgaris cultivar G19833 chromosome 7, P. vulgaris v2.0, whole genome shotgun sequence genome, one interval contains:
- the LOC137827655 gene encoding triacylglycerol lipase 1, with translation MMGIQRFFLTLAITLSVLIGNGNPVLSFDGGGSHQKQQPTLCQELIIPFGYPCSEYTTQTQDGFLLGLQRVSSPSSLRLRNRGERGPPVLLLHGLFMAGDAWFLNTPDQSLGFILADHGFDVWVGNVRGTRWSHGHISLSEKNKQFWDWSWQELALYDVAEMINFINSVTNSKIFVVGHSQGTIISFAAFTQPEIVEKVEAAALLSPISYLDHVSAPLVLRMVKMHIDQMVLSMGFHQLNFKSEWGANLLVSLCDTRLSCNDMLSSITGKNCCFNESRVEFYLEQEPHPSSSKNLNHLFQMIRKGTFSKYDYGKLKNMIEYGKFKPPKFDLSRIPKSLPLWMAYGGNDALADITDFQHTLKELQSTPEVIYLENYGHVDFILSLQAKQDLYDPMISFFKSTGKFTSM, from the exons ATGATGGGGATTCAGAGGTTCTTCCTCACTCTCGCCATAACACTCTCCGTACTGATCGGAAACGGAAACCCCGTTCTCAGCTTCGACGGCGGTGGTAGCCACCAAAAACAGCAACCCACTCTGTGCCAAGAGCTCATTATCCCCTTCGGTTACCCCTGTTCCGAATATACG ACTCAAACGCAGGACGGTTTCTTGTTAGGTCTTCAGCGCgtctcttctccttcttctcttCGTCTTCGGAACCGTGGAGAACGAGGTCCTCCGGTTCTGCTTCTGCATGGCTTATTCATG GCTGGTGACGCATGGTTTCTAAATACCCCGGACCAATCACTCGGCTTCATACTTGCAGATCATGGTTTTGATGTTTGGGTAGGAAATGTGCGTGGAACACGCTGGAGCCATGGGCATATATCTTTGTCAGAGAAGAATAAG CAATTCTGGGATTGGAGCTGGCAGGAATTAGCCCTGTATGATGTTGCAGAAATGATCAATTTCATCAATTCAGTAACAAACTCAAAGATATTTGTGGTTGGGCATTCACAG GGGACAATTATATCTTTTGCTGCCTTCACTCAACCGGAGATAGTAGAAAAGGTTGAAGCAGCAGCTCTTCTATCTCCAATATCATACTTGGATCATGTCAGTGCACCTCTTGTACTTAGAATGGTTAAAATGCACATTGATCAG ATGGTTCTTTCCATGGGTTTTCATCAACTAAACTTCAAAAG CGAATGGGGGGCCAATCTCTTGGTTTCCTTATGTGATACCCGCCTAAGTTGCAATGACATGCTCTCATCCATAACAG GGAAGAATTGTTGCTTCAACGAGTCACGCGTGGAGTTTTATCTTGAACAAGAACCTCACCCATCATCCTCCAAAAACTTGAACCACCTTTTCCAGA TGATCCGCAAAGGTACCTTCTCCAAATATGATTATGGAAAGCTAAAAAACATGATAGAGTACGGGAAGTTCAAACCACCAAAGTTCGACCTTAGCCGTATACCCAAATCATTGCCTCTGTGGATGGCTTACGGTGGAAACGATGCTTTAGCAGATATAACTGATTTCCAGCACACACTCAAGGAATTGCAATCCACACCAGAGGTGATTTATCTTGAAAACTACGGTCATGTTGACTTCATTTTAAGCTTGCAAGCAAAACAAGATCTTTATGACCCTATGATTAGTTTTTTCAAGTCAACCGGAAAATTTACTAGTATGTAA
- the LOC137828808 gene encoding gallate 1-beta-glucosyltransferase 84A24-like, with translation MRQWLHIIVIHSKKKKSGRRKKKMESEALIHVLMVSYPGQGHINPLLRLAKFLAAKGFFVTFSTAEIVGKLMRTANNISHESVTPVGEGFLKFDFFEEGGMTDGDGDGSKMKTLSDFIAQIEHCGRQYVSRVIKEHAEAHHPISCIINNPFVPWVSDVAAEHGIPSAMLWVQSAAVFTAYYSYFHKLATFPSLVDPYVDVQLPCVVLKYNEIPNFLHPFSPYPALATVILEQFKNLSKLFCVLVDSFEELECDHINYLSKLVHIRPIGPLFKIPTATDTSDIRGDFMKRDDCIEWLNSREAASVVYISFGSVVCPPQEQVTEIAHALLDSKISFLWVLKPPAKEFGIPPYVLPDGFLEETRGKGKVVQWSPQEEVLAHPSVACFVTHCGWNSSMEALTLGVPMLTFPAWGDQVTNAKFLVDVYGVGIKLGYGQTEKKIVSRDVVNKCLLEATEGPKAEELKQKALKWKRAAEAAVAENGSSAMNLDAFVKDIKKRGSVRVKEI, from the coding sequence ATGAGACAGTGGTTGCACATTATTGTTATACActccaagaagaagaaaagtgggcgaaggaagaagaaaatggAGTCTGAAGCTCTTATTCACGTGCTCATGGTGTCCTACCCAGGACAAGGTCACATAAACCCTCTCCTCAGACTTGCTAAGTTCCTTGCTGCTAAGGGTTTCTTTGTAACCTTCTCCACGGCGGAGATAGTCGGCAAACTCATGCGAACAGCTAACAACATCTCTCACGAATCAGTCACTCCCGTCGGTGAAGGTTTTCTTAAGTTCGATTTCTTTGAAGAAGGTGGCATGACGGATGGTGATGGTGATGGTTCCAAGATGAAAACTCTCAGTGACTTCATTGCTCAGATTGAGCACTGTGGGAGGCAATATGTTTCCCGAGTGATCAAGGAGCATGCTGAGGCACACCACCCAATTTCGTGCATCATAAACAACCCCTTTGTTCCATGGGTTAGTGATGTAGCTGCTGAGCATGGTATTCCTTCTGCCATGTTATGGGTTCAATCTGCTGCTGTCTTCACTGCTTACTATAGTTATTTCCACAAACTGGCAACTTTTCCTTCTCTTGTTGATCCTTATGTTGATGTTCAATTACCTTGTGTAGTCCTTAAATATAATGAAATTCCAAACTTTCTGCATCCATTTAGTCCATATCCAGCTCTGGCGACAGTTATATTGGAACAGTTTAAGAACTTGTCCAAGCTATTCTGTGTGCTGGTGGATAGTTTTGAGGAACTGGAGTGTGATCACATAAACTATCTTTCAAAGTTGGTGCATATAAGACCCATTGGGCCTTTGTTCAAGATCCCAACAGCAACAGACACAAGTGATATTCGTGGTGATTTTATGAAGAGAGATGATTGCATAGAGTGGTTGAACTCAAGGGAAGCTGCATCTGTGGTGTACATTTCCTTCGGGAGTGTTGTGTGCCCGCCTCAAGAACAAGTGACCGAAATTGCACATGCATTATTGGACTCTAAAATCTCGTTTTTGTGGGTTTTAAAACCACCTGCTAAGGAGTTTGGGATTCCGCCTTATGTTCTGCCTGATGGGTTCTTAGAGGAGACAAGAGGGAAGGGTAAAGTGGTGCAGTGGAGCCCACAAGAAGAAGTGCTGGCTCATCCTTCTGTGGCATGTTTTGTGACACACTGTGGTTGGAATTCTTCAATGGAAGCTCTGACTTTGGGAGTGCCGATGTTGACATTTCCAGCATGGGGTGACCAGGTGACAAATGCAAAGTTCTTGGTGGATGTTTATGGGGTGGGGATTAAACTGGGTTATGGTCAGACTGAAAAGAAAATTGTAAGCAGAGATGTGGTGAATAAGTGCTTGTTGGAAGCAACAGAAGGGCCAAAAGCAGAGGAGTTGAAGCAGAAGGCATTGAAGTGGAAGAGAGCTGCAGAGGCCGCAGTGGCTGAAAATGGCTCCTCTGCCATGAATCTTGACGCGTTTGTGAAGGATATAAAAAAGCGTGGAAGTGTTAGGGTGAAGGAGATATAG
- the LOC137827819 gene encoding gallate 1-beta-glucosyltransferase-like has product MGSEAHIHVLMVSFPGQGHINPLLRLAKILAAKGFFVTFSTAETAGKLMRTANNISHQSVTPVGEGFLKFDFFEDGGRMDGDGDGSKKRTLTDFSAQIEHFGRQYVSRVIKEHAEAHHPLSCIINNPFVPWVCDVAADHGVPSAMLWVQSAAVFTAYYSYYHKLTTFPSDVDPYVDVQLPCVVLKYNEIPDFLHPFSPYPALGTVILEQFKNLSKPFCVLVDSFEELERDHINYLSKLVHIRPIGPLFKIPRATDTSDIRGDFMKSDDCIEWLNSRAAASVVYISFGSIVSLPQEQVTEIAHGLMDSQVSFLWVLKPPNKEFGIPPYVLPDGFLEETRGKGKVVQWSPQEEVLAHPSVVCFVTHCGWNSSMEGLTLGVPMLTFPAWGDQVTNAKFLVDVYGVGIKLGYGQAENKVVSREEVKKRLLEATIGPKAEELKQKALKWKRAAEGAVTANGSSAKNLDAFVEDVKKSSTVRVEEASSHEKK; this is encoded by the coding sequence ATGGGATCTGAAGCTCATATTCACGTGCTTATGGTGTCCTTCCCAGGACAAGGTCACATAAACCCTCTCCTTAGACTTGCCAAGATCCTTGCTGCTAAGGGTTTCTTTGTAACCTTCTCCACGGCGGAGACAGCTGGCAAACTCATGCGAACAGCTAACAACATCTCTCACCAATCAGTCACTCCCGTCGGTGAAGGTTTTCTCAAGTTCGATTTCTTTGAAGATGGTGGCAGAATGGATGGTGATGGTGATGGTTCCAAGAAGAGAACTCTCACTGACTTCAGTGCTCAGATTGAGCACTTTGGGAGGCAGTATGTTTCCCGAGTGATCAAGGAGCATGCCGAAGCACACCACCCACTTTCGTGCATCATAAACAACCCCTTTGTTCCATGGGTTTGTGATGTAGCTGCTGACCATGGTGTTCCTTCTGCCATGTTATGGGTTCAATCTGCTGCTGTCTTCACCGCTTACTATAGTTATTACCACAAGCTGACAACTTTTCCCTCTGATGTCGATCCTTATGTTGACGTTCAATTACCTTGTGTGGTCCTTAAATACAATGAAATTCCAGACTTTCTGCATCCATTTAGTCCATATCCAGCTCTGGGGACAGTTATATTGGAACAGTTTAAGAACTTGTCGAAGCCGTTCTGTGTGCTGGTGGATAGTTTTGAGGAACTAGAGCGTGATCACATAAACTATCTTTCAAAGTTGGTGCATATAAGACCCATCGGTCCTTTGTTCAAGATCCCAAGAGCAACAGACACAAGTGATATCCGTGGTGATTTTATGAAGAGCGATGATTGCATAGAGTGGTTGAACTCGAGGGCAGCTGCATCTGTGGTGTACATTTCCTTTGGGAGTATTGTGAGCTTGCCTCAAGAACAAGTGACCGAAATTGCACATGGATTAATGGACTCTCAAGTCTCGTTCTTGTGGGTTTTAAAACCACCCAATAAGGAGTTTGGGATTCCGCCTTATGTTCTTCCTGATGGGTTCTTGGAGGAGACGAGAGGGAAGGGTAAAGTGGTGCAGTGGAGCCCACAAGAGGAGGTGCTGGCCCATCCTTCGGTGGTGTGTTTTGTGACACATTGTGGTTGGAATTCTTCAATGGAAGGTCTAACATTGGGAGTGCCGATGTTGACATTTCCAGCATGGGGTGACCAGGTGACAAATGCAAAGTTCTTGGTGGATGTTTATGGGGTGGGGATTAAACTGGGTTACGGGCAGGCTGAAAACAAAGTTGTGAGCAGAGAAGAGGTGAAGAAGCGTTTATTGGAAGCAACAATAGGGCCAAAAGCCGAAGAGTTAAAGCAGAAGGCATTGAAGTGGAAGAGAGCTGCAGAGGGTGCAGTGACTGCAAATGGCTCCTCTGCCAAGAATCTTGATGCGTTTGTGGAAGACGTAAAAAAGAGCTCCACTGTTAGGGTGGAGGAGGCGTCTTCTCATGAAAAGAAGTAA